A stretch of Salvelinus alpinus chromosome 4, SLU_Salpinus.1, whole genome shotgun sequence DNA encodes these proteins:
- the LOC139574268 gene encoding fos-related antigen 1-like — protein sequence MYRNFGDMGRGGSSTYPNSDSGPPHTASSAVSQDTSTSTTQQHQKFTVAGGSQFVPSLNDITSNQDLQWLVQPSLIGPAGPSWPPRPPCPPVAGMRSFNPSASQPHLYRPGVIRAAASSGSTTRRRNDEHLSPEELARRRIRRERNKQAAAKCRNRRRELTDTLQSETDELEVKKSHLQKEIAQLQKDKEKLELVIEAHRPICKIQDSDSDSDPSSGLPSLGIKIEPVDLPRSSVKSQSKIKKPKPQIIIPARPVTSFTVPIESESLHTPILISTPSLTPFMASLVFSYPSGSLDSSSTSSSQALPPLPSSSQQDVAQQSRNPQPCSIAHRRSSSSGDQSDHSLNSPTIFTL from the exons ATGTACCGGAACTTTGGGGACATGGGCCGCGGAGGCAGCTCTACGTACCCCAACAGCGACTCTGGGCCCCCACACACCGCATCGAGCGCTGTATCCCAGGACACCAGCACTTCAACCACTCAACAACATCAG AAGTTCACTGTGGCAGGAGGCAGTCAGTTTGTTCCCAGTCTCAACGACATCACTTCCAACCAAGACCTCCAGTGGTTGGTCCAGCCCTCCCTCATCGGTCCAGCTGGCCCCTCATGGCCTCCACGTCCTCCTTGCCCACCTGTAGCAGGAATGAGGTCCTTCAACCCCTCAGCTTCCCAACCacacctttacagaccaggggtTATAAGGGCTGCGGCAAGTTCCGGAAGCACGACCAGACGCAGGAACGATGAACAT TTGTCCCCAGAGGAGTTGGCAAGACGCAGAATAAGGAGGGAGCGTAACAAACAGGCAGCTGCCAAGTGTCGTAACCGCCGACGTGAGCTGACAGACACGCTGCAAAGC GAGACAGACGAGTTGGAAGTTAAAAAGTCCCATCTGCAGAAGGAGATTGCTCAACTACAGAAGGACAAAGAAAAGCTAGAGTTGGTCATAGAGGCCCACCGTCCCATTTGCAAGATCCAGGACTCTGACTCGGATTCTGACCCGAGCTCAGGGCTTCCCTCATTAGGAATTAAAATCGAGCCTGTGGACCTACCACGGTCCTCAGTAAAGAGCCAATCAAAGATTAAGAAGCCCAAACCCCAAATTATTATCCCTGCTCGTCCTGTGACATCCTTTACCGTCCCCATAGAATCTGAGTCCCTTCACACCCCAATTCTTATTTCTACTCCATCTCTTACTCCTTTCATGGCTAGTCTGGTCTTCAGTTATCCCTCTGGCTCTCTAGACTCCAGTTCCACTAGTTCATCCCAGGCTCTACCGCCTCTGCCATCTTCCTCTCAACAGGATGTGGCCCAGCAGTCTCGAAACCCCCAGCCCTGTAGTATTGCCCATCGCCGTAGCAGCAGCAGTGGGGACCAATCAGATCACTCCCTAAACTCCCCTACCATCTTCACACTGTGA